In Chionomys nivalis chromosome 21, mChiNiv1.1, whole genome shotgun sequence, the genomic window CGTTCTACCTGTCCTGAGCTTTGGGGTCGGtaagcacaatgtaatttccaatcAATCCCCAATAACCTGGCCACCAACTGACTTACCTGAGAGACGAAGGCCGGCCCGTTGTCAGTGCCCGATACCTGGGGCATCCCATATCTAGGGAAGATCTCTTCCAAGAGTTTCTTAGTCACTACCTTAGCTGTTTCATGTTTGGTGGGGAAAGCCTCAACTCAACCCGAAAAGGTGTCTATGAACACCAACAGATATGTATATCCATATAGTCCAGGTTTCACCTCAGTAAAGTCAATTTCCCAGTGGGTGCCAGGTCGGTACCCTCTTACCCGGACCCCTGGTCCTATTTTCGTCCTCCCTGCATTCACCTGGGCGCAGGCCTTACATTGTTCAGCCACAGTCTGTAAAATGACATCTCTTCCCAACAGATAGTGGATGCCCTCTTCCCGGTCCAGGAGAGTTTTCATCTTTTTGGGGCTAAGATGGGTCAGCTTATGCAGGTAGTTAATCAGCTCATAAGTCTGTTTCATAGGCAGGACAGGCTTGCCTTGATATGTCCAATCTCCCTGGTCGGCCCGGTATGTAGCCCCCATTTTCTTAAGGAGGTCAATGTCCTCTTCACTGTATGGGCGTCCTTTGGGGAGTTGTTTCCCAGTGGTGAGGGGAAGCGCCTGACATGGCATATTTTCCCCCAAGGCCACCTCGCATGCTGTCATATCAGCCAGTCGGTTGCCCCGTGCCTGTGGGCTATTCCCTTTTTGATGCCCCGGGCAATGGATGATGCTCAGTTTTAGGGGCAGGAACAGAGCTTTTAGTAGCTCTAGGATTTCAGGTTTGTTCTTAATGTCTTTGCCTTCTGAAGTCAGCAGCCCTCTCCTACAGTAAATTTCCCCATGGATATGGGCTGTGGCAAAAGCATACCGGCTGTCGGTATAGACATTAAGCTTTTTATCTTTTGCCAGCTTGAGAGCCTGTGTCAGGGCAATAAGCTCAGCCCGTTGGGCCGAGGTGCCACCCGGCAATGCACTTGCCCAGATTACCTGAGTTTCTGAGGTAACCGCAGCTCCCGCTTTGCGCTCACCGTTCAGCAGGTAACTACTTCCATCAGTGTACCAGGTGTGGTCTGCATCTGGAAGGGGCTGATCAGTCAAGTCTCTCCGAGTTCCATGCATTTCCGCTAAGATCTGTTGGCAGTCGTGCTGATCGGGCTCCTCCGGCAGGGGTAGCAGGGTGGCCGGATTGATGGCAACCACCGGCCCAAATTGGACTCGGTCCGCGTCCAACAGCAAGGATTGATAATGCGTCATGCGGACATTAGAGAGCCATCTGTCCGGGGGCTGTCTGATTAATGCCTCAACAGCATGGGGCGCTAGAATAGTCAGAGGCTGTCCCAAAGTCAGCTTGCCAGCGTCCTTTATGAGAACGGCTATAGCTGCCACCATCCTCAAGCAAGGGGGCCAGCCGGTGGCCACTGGGTCTAACTTCTTAGACAGGTAGGCTACCGGGCGTTTCCATGGCCCCAGTCTCTGTGTCAGGACCCCTTTGGCATATCCTTGTTTTTCATCAATGAACAGTTCGAAAGGCTTTGTGATGTCAGTCAGGCTTAGAGCCAGGGAGGATAGGAGGGCCCtcttaatattttcaaaagccTGTTGATGTTCATCTGTCCATGTGAAGGGGACCCCCTGTTTGGTGAGGGGGTATAGGGGGGCTGCCATCTCTGCGAATCCTGGTATCCATAAGCGGAAAAACCCAGCTGTCCCCAGGAATTCCTGCAACTGACGATGGCTTCGGGGTGGGGGTATATTGGCCACAGTCTTTTTCCACGCCTCGGTGAGCCAGCGCTGCCCCCCTTTTAATATATATCCCAATAAGTCACCTCAGTCTGGCATAGTTGGGCCTTTTTTGCAGATGCTCGATAGCCCAGCCACCCCAGAGTCTGTAACAGGGCCCCCGTACCTTGTCGGCAGTCATGTTCGGTGGGGGCTGCCAGTAGGAGGTCATCCACGTATTGGAGCAAGATTAGTGACAGATGCTGAACTCTGAAGTCCGCGAGGTCTCGGTGCAAGGCCTCATCAAAGAGGGTGGGACTGTTCTTGAAGCCCTGTGGGAGTCTGGTCCAAGTTAATTGGCCTGAAATCCCCAGTTCAGGGtccttccattcaaaggcaaaaagaGGTTGACTCTTGGAGTGCAACCTGAGACAGAAGAAGGCGTCCTTCAAATCTAGCACTGTATACCAAGTATGAGACGGTGACACAGTGCTCAGTAAATTATATGGATTGGGGACTGCTGGATGTATGTCCTCAACCCTTTTATTGACTTCCCTGAGGTCTTGTACTGGCCTATATTCCCCGGTTCCAGGTTTCTTCACCGGGAGAAGGGGGGTATTCCAAGGAGACCGGCAGGGGATTAAAACACCTTGGTCTAACAATCTCTTTATATGGGGCTTTATCCCTTGGTAGGCTTCATTTGACATGGGGTATTGTTTAATTGAAACTGGGGTCGCTGTGGCCTTTAGATCTATGACCAAGGGGGGCTGCTGTAAAGCGAGCCCCatacctcctgtctctgcccatgcCAAGGGGTACTCCGCAAGCCAAGTGTCCAAGTCTGTGGGCCCCTGAGTCTCATGGTCATGTTCATACAGTCGATATTCTTCTTCCAATTGTAAGGTTAATACCTGTAGGGGGCCCCCGTTTGGCCCTGCCACATGAattttcttcccttcaaaatgaATTTGGGCCTTTAATTTGGTGAGTAAATCTCACCCCAACAATGGATATGGGCAGTCTGGAACGTGCAGGAAGGAGTGGGTTACTTTACCAGTCGCCAGCTGCACCTTGCGTTCGGTGGTCCAATGATATTGCTTCCCACCCGTGGCACCTTGTATCCAGGCAGTTCGCTCACTGAGTGGTCCTGCAGACTGGGTGAGGACTGAATGCTGGGCTCCCGTATCGACTAGGAAGGTGACTGGTTGCCCCCCAACATTGAGTGTTACCCGGGGCTCAGGGGGGTGGCTCCTGGCCCTGACTTCCCTACTCGTCATCTAGGGAAAGGAGCGAGACCTGTGGCTTGGGGCCCCTAGGTTTGCGAGGCTTCTTGGGACATTCTCTCGCCCAGTGTCCTCTTTCCTTGCAGTAAGCACACTGATCTCTATCGACCCGGGGTCCCTTTCTTTcgtctctctcctgtctgtcctgtctctgtcctgacactACGGTGGCCAGCAACCGACTgaattcctgatttcttttttgttccctCTTGTTatccctttcttctgcctcctttctAAGCCTTTCAtccctctcctctgtttccttcttGAGTCTCTCGTCCCTCTCTTCCTGAGTCTCCCTCTTATTGAAAATCCGTTCTGCTTCCTTAAGCAAGTCCTGAATTGTCTGCTCCTTGAGATTATCTAACCTTTCAAGTTTCTTTCTAATATCTGGTGCTGACTGCCAGATGAAGGACATGGCCAGGTTACATCCTGGATCCTCGGGGTCATAAGGAGTATATATGCAGTAGGCTTCCTTAAGACGCTCTAGGAAAGCTGAGGGAGTCTCTTCTGGTCCCTGTATTACCTGTTTCACCTGTGCCAGATTGGTGGGGCATCTGGCAGCCCCATGGAGACCCGCTATGAGCAACTGGTGGTAGAGACATAGGTGGATCCTACCTTCAGGGGTGTGGAAGTCCCAGTTGGGTCGTTCCAAGGGGAACGCAGCCTCAATCTCGTTGGGTAACTGCGTAGGGCGACCGTTTTCACCCGGCACATTTTTCCGAGCCTCCAAGAACACCCTCTGCTTTTCTTCATAGGTCAGCAGCGCTTGCAGCAGCTGCTGACAGTCGTCCCAGGTGGGTTGATGAGTGACTAGGATGGATTCAATCAAAGAGGTTAGCATAGAGGGATCCTTAGAAAAGGGAGGATTGTTATGCTTCCAGTTATATAGATCGGAGGCTGAAAATGGCCAGTATTGCTGCTGACCGCCCGGTCCAGTTCGCAGGGGCAAAGCATGTGAGGTGGAGTTGGGCGGGGGCTCCCGGCGACCCCGGAGGCGCCCGGCCATGGGTGATGGGGCTGGTTCCTCTGGAGCAGGGGCCTCCAGGGCTGCTTCAGCAGCCTCAGGGGGGGGTCCCGCATCCTGGTATGGCGGAGGGTCCTCGGTGAGGAGGTCCATCAAAAGATCCTCTCCTGGCGGGAGGACTTTGGGCTTCTGCTTCTTTGAGTCCTTTTCCTGCGGAGACTTGGTGGAAGGCTTGGTGAGAGCTGGGTATAGGGAGGATCAGGCTGGGGTTGGGAGAAGGGGGGTCGGGAGAGCCGGGGCTGATGGAGTCAAAGGAGGGGGAGCCTTTGGGGTGACAAAAGGCTTAATCCATGGCGGGGGGTTGTATGCTAGGGCCTCCCAGGTAACGATGTAAGCCCCTTGGTCAGGATGCCCGTGAGGGCCTGGGTCCATCACCTTTCTCTTGACCTGTGAAATAATAGAAAGATCAAAAGTTCCGTCCCGGGGCCACCCTATATTGAAGGTTGGCCATTCAGACGAACAAAAAATGACCCATTTTTTCTTATGGACCTCCACCGATTGATTGGCCGCGGTGTTCTGTACGTCCCGCCAATGCTGCAAGGTGAGGCTTAGGGGAGTTGTAACAGATTGACCCATTATCTCATAAATTGCAGTTATtgacaataaacaaaaaacaacacagacAAAACAATTACAAATAGCTTCGCAGCGCGGCTCCGGCGTAAAACCGAAAACAAAAACTCAGACGGAGACTTGGTCGAGGGTCCGGATCCCTCGTCTTCAACCAGGACAACGTACCCCTCGGACACGGGTGGGGCCCCGAATAGTCCGACTCTGGACGTTGTTTCAGACAGATGAGCACCGAAAAATcgggctccagacacccttggaacgtcttccagggctgcgaGGGGGAAGTGCGAGCTCATCAGCTCCTTCCGGGCTCACCAGATACAAATGCACTCAGCTGAATGCTACAAATTCAGAATTCGCAgcgcagacacacagacaacattAAGACAAAcgctggccagcttacctcccaatagtgggtcggtggtccctgggCAGGGGTCTCCAATTTCCCGGCCAACGCACCACTGAAAGACCCTCAGAGAGTGTCTTCCCGCTGAGGAGACCCTTCCCCAAGGAACAGCGAGACCACCGGTgtggatgcaatcagcaagaggtttattcagataCACGGGTACCCGGGGCGACAAAGTCTCTCGGAAGACTTGCGCGCCACGTGGTTGGGGCAGGGGGTTTTTATAGGGTTGGGGAGCAAAAAGCGCGGCTACAGAAGCGAGATGCCTGGTTACGGGGTTCTGATTGGGTCATTCAAATGTGGCAAGGCTTAGGCTGAGTTTGAGCTGAGGACAAGTTCCCCATTTCATGGAAATCAGATAAGTCGCTGAGTTGGCACAGCCTAGGGACCCGGGGTGCTTTCTGTTCCTCCTGGGACCAGATGTtcgaccacagatatcctgttttggcGGGCTTGCCTGCTTTGGAATTGACCTTTTTCAGACCCTCTGCTACTATGAGGTACTGGCCTTGCAAGTGGCGTTACAAATGCTAGCAGTTTGGGTGATGAACCCGGGGTGAGGGTCTTTCactttcttagcccatttatcatctgtgtacaggaaggaTACTGAttgtttttagttaatcttgtattttgctacattactgaaagtgtttatgagttgtagaagtttcttgGAAGAATTCTTGGGAtctcttatgtaaactatcatatcatcagcaaataatgaaagtttgactttttttctgatttatatgcccttgatctcctttttctgtcttattgCTGTATCTAGGACCCCAAGagctatattaaatagatatggagacagTAGACAACCCTGTCTTGTTCCTagtttcagtgggatcactgggagtttctctccatttagtttgatgttggctgttggcttgctgtatattgcatttattatgtttaggtatgatctttttatccctgctttctccaagacatGTAtgtatcatgaagggatgttgtattttgttgaaagcttttttgccatctaatgaggtgatcatgtgaattttatttttcattttgtttatatgatggattacattgacagattttcctaTGTTGAGCCACCcctccatctctgggatgaagctgacttgatcatggtgggtgatagttctgatgtgttcttggatttgatttgcaagtattttatttagtatttttgcatcaatgttcatgggtgagattggtctgtacttctctttcttagtaatgtctttctgtggtttgtgtatcagggtaattgaagcctcataaaaagagtttggcaatgctccttctgtttctattgtgtggaataatttgaagagtattgtaatagttctttgaaaatcttgtagaattctgaactgaaaccatctgaacctgggctttttttggttgagagacttttgatgactgtttctatttcttcagcagttataggtctgtttaatttgcttatctggtcttgatttaattctGGTAAGTGaaatttatccagaaagttgtccatttcctttaaattttccaattttgtggagtgcaggttttggaaatatgacctgatgattatctgtatttcctctgtgtctgttgttatgacccccctttcatttctgattttgttaatttggatattctctctctgccttttggttagttttgataaaggtttgtctattttgttgattttcttgaagaaccaactcattgattctttgtattcttttctttgtttctattttgttgatttcagctctcagtttgattacttcctgctgtctagttctcttgggtgagtttgtttctttttgttctaaagttttcaaacgTTCCGTTAATTCAGTAgcgtgggatttttccagcttctttatgtaggcatttagtgttatgcactttcctcttaacactgctttcactgtgtcccataaatttgggtatgttgtgttgtcattttcattgaattttatgaagtctttaatttctccatatatattttctttgtctctttgatgattcagatgagcatttttaaaatttccatgtgtttctggGCTTTCTGGGATTAAAATTGCTGTTATGTTCTAGTTTAAGTCATGGTGAACTGATAAAATACACGAGGATATCTgaattttgttgtatttgttgaggtttgttttgttacagagtatgtggtcaTTTTGGGGAatgttctatgaggtgctgagaaaaaggtatattcttttatgtttggatggaatattcattaagtccatttgagtaataacatctgttaattcccttatttctctattaattttttttgtctgactgacctgtccagtggtgagagtggagtgatGAAGCTTTcctctattagtgtgtgtggtttaatgtatgatttaaactttagaagtgtctcttttacatatgagggagtacttgtatttggggcatagatgttcagtattgaaattttctcttgatggatttttcctgtgactaatatgaaatgtccttctagtctcttttgattgcttttagtttagtctattttgttagctattaggatagctacaccagcttgtttcttaggtccatttgattggaatattttttcccaaccctttaccctgaggtggtgtctgtctttgagtttgaggtatgtttcttatatgcagaagaaggatggattctgtttttgtatccagtctgttagcctatgcctttttataggtgtattgagtccatttatattatgggatattaatgaccagtgattgctatctcctgttaatttagttttcactgttggtgatgttaatttgtacgtttttcccttctttgggatttgctgctatgagaccatcaattgtctgtgtttttgttgatgtagccaacttccttgggttggagttttccttctagtattttgtgtagagctgggtttgtggctaggtcttggttaaatctggttctgtcatggaatatcttgttttgtccttctatggtgattgaaagtttttctaggtatagta contains:
- the LOC130863395 gene encoding LOW QUALITY PROTEIN: uncharacterized protein LOC130863395 (The sequence of the model RefSeq protein was modified relative to this genomic sequence to represent the inferred CDS: inserted 1 base in 1 codon; deleted 1 base in 1 codon; substituted 4 bases at 4 genomic stop codons), yielding MGQSVTTPLSLTLQHWRDVQNTAANQSVEVHKKKWVIFCSSEWPTFNIGWPRDGTFDLSIISQVKRKVMDPGPHGHPDQGAYIVTWEALAYNPPPWIKPFVTPKAPPPLTPSAPALPTPLLPTPAXSSLYPALTKPSTKSPQEKDSKKQKPKVLPPGEDLLMDLLTEDPPPYQDAGPPPEAAEAALEAPAPEEPAPSPMAGRLRGRREPPPNSTSHALPLRTGPGGQQQYWPFSASDLYNWKHNNPPFSKDPSMLTSLIESILVTHQPTWDDCQQLLQALLTYEEKQRVFLEARKNVPGENGRPTQLPNEIEAAFPLERPNWDFHTPEGRIHLCLYHQLLIAGLHGAARCPTNLAQVKQVIQGPEETPSAFLERLKEAYCIYTPYDPEDPGCNLAMSFIWQSAPDIRKKLERLDNLKEQTIQDLLKEAERIFNKRETQEERDERLKKETEERDERLRKEAEERDNKREQKRNQEFSRLLATVVSGQRQDRQERDERKGPRVDRDQCAYCKERGHWARECPKKPRKPRGPKPQVSLLSLDDEXGSQGQEPPPEPRVTLNVGGQPVTFLVDTGAQHSVLTQSAGPLSERTAWIQGATGGKQYHWTTERKVQLATGKVTHSFLHVPDCPYPLLGXDLLTKLKAQIHFEGKKIHVAGPNGGPLQVLTLQLEEEYRLYEHDHETQGPTDLDTWLAEYPLAWAETGGMGLALQQPPLVIDLKATATPVSIKQYPMSNEAYQGIKPHIKRLLDQGVLIPCRSPWNTPLLPVKKPGTGEYRPVQDLREVNKRVEDIHPAVPNPYNLLSTVSPSHTWYTVLDLKDAFFCLRLHSKSQPLFAFEWKDPELGISGQLTWTRLPQGFKNSPTLFDEALHRDLADFRVQHLSLILLQYVDDLLLAAPTEHDCRQGTGALLQTLGWLGYRASAKKAQLCQTEVTYXGYILKGGQRWLTEAWKKTVANIPPPRSHRQLQEFLGTAGFFRLWIPGFAEMAAPLYPLTKQGVPFTWTDEHQQAFENIKRALLSSLALSLTDITKPFELFIDEKQGYAKGVLTQRLGPWKRPVAYLSKKLDPVATGWPPCLRMVAAIAVLIKDAGKLTLGQPLTILAPHAVEALIRQPPDRWLSNVRMTHYQSLLLDADRVQFGPVVAINPATLLPLPEEPDQHDCQQILAEMHGTRRDLTDQPLPDADHTWYTDGSSYLLNGERKAGAAVTSETQVIWASALPGGTSAQRAELIALTQALKLAKDKKLNVYTDSRYAFATAHIHGEIYCRRGLLTSEGKDIKNKPEILELLKALFLPLKLSIIHCPGHQKGNSPQARGNRLADMTACEVALGENMPCQALPLTTGKQLPKGRPYSEEDIDLLKKMGATYRADQGDWTYQGKPVLPMKQTYELINYLHKLTHLSPKKMKTLLDREEGIHYLLGRDVILQTVAEQCKACAQVNAGRTKIGPGVRVRGYRPGTHWEIDFTEVKPGLYGYTYLLVFIDTFSGXVEAFPTKHETAKVVTKKLLEEIFPRYGMPQVSGTDNGPAFVSQVSQLVARLLGIDWKLHCAYRPQSSGQVERMNRTIKETLSKLTLATGSRDWVLLLPLALYRARNTPGPHGLTPFEIMYGAPPPFINFFDSNISDYANSPSLEAHLQALQLVQREVWKPLAAAYREQLNKPVVPHPFQVGDFVWVRRHQTKNLETWWKGPYTVLLTTPTSIKVDGIASWVHASHVKTAHPTEREQSWRVQRTQNPLKMRLIRGGPLVPPEGS